A DNA window from Eikenella exigua contains the following coding sequences:
- the mreD gene encoding rod shape-determining protein MreD, with the protein MSPISPLKESTPKRWVAFSFLLALLFDFVPVPPPWVFPLPDFTLIMLAYWLLHRPRLIGIGVAFCLGLLVDIGTNSLLGQHGLAYSVAAFLIERNRRQVVLNSFGWQAVAVAGAVLVSQLVVFLVSLFQQQPFPLWRLWLPSLLTGLLWPQLNNMMLAIDHYRRSRK; encoded by the coding sequence ATGTCTCCGATCTCCCCGCTTAAAGAATCCACACCCAAACGCTGGGTGGCATTCAGCTTTTTGCTGGCGTTGCTCTTCGATTTCGTCCCAGTGCCCCCGCCCTGGGTGTTTCCTTTGCCTGATTTCACATTGATAATGCTGGCTTATTGGCTGCTGCACCGGCCGCGGCTTATCGGTATCGGTGTGGCGTTCTGTCTTGGCTTGCTAGTGGATATCGGCACCAATTCACTGCTGGGGCAGCACGGCTTGGCTTATAGTGTGGCCGCATTTTTGATTGAACGCAACCGGCGGCAGGTTGTGCTCAATTCCTTCGGCTGGCAGGCTGTAGCAGTGGCGGGTGCAGTGTTGGTTAGCCAGCTGGTGGTTTTCCTGGTCAGCCTGTTTCAGCAGCAGCCGTTTCCTCTGTGGCGGTTGTGGCTGCCTTCGCTCCTCACTGGCCTGTTGTGGCCGCAGTTGAATAACATGATGCTCGCCATCGACCACTACCGCCGTTCCCGTAAATGA
- the mreC gene encoding rod shape-determining protein MreC, whose amino-acid sequence MSQEINFVSPIISSAGKLVLLGIASMALMVLDNRYAALRQAKSYVATGLYPLQWVARQPAEWVSGGMAFMRDKQQLLAENTRLKEENARLNMQLQLQAPTARELSELKTLNRLQSLLAPKAVLAEIVSNGRIPRADRLLITKGSNSGIQVGDPVSDEKGLIGQVTTVQPATAEVALINNRQSVIPAMVAETGVRTLVYGRGETLDLRYFPVSAELKEGDLLVTSGIDSIYPAGIPIAKVAHADRNSGTPYYRTVLTPSASLSSSSYVLVIPQKPQVSARLPEAASEPLTEQDTQE is encoded by the coding sequence ATGTCGCAAGAAATCAATTTTGTCAGCCCGATTATCAGCTCTGCCGGCAAGCTGGTGTTGCTGGGGATTGCCTCAATGGCATTGATGGTACTGGACAACCGTTATGCGGCATTGCGGCAGGCTAAATCTTATGTAGCGACCGGGCTTTATCCCTTGCAGTGGGTGGCACGCCAGCCGGCAGAATGGGTGAGTGGCGGCATGGCATTTATGCGCGACAAACAGCAGCTACTCGCCGAAAACACACGCCTGAAAGAAGAAAATGCCCGTCTGAATATGCAGTTGCAGCTGCAAGCGCCGACGGCGCGCGAATTGAGTGAGCTGAAAACACTGAATCGTTTGCAGTCGCTGCTTGCGCCCAAGGCAGTGCTGGCGGAAATCGTATCTAATGGCCGTATCCCGCGAGCCGATCGTCTGTTGATTACTAAAGGCAGTAACAGCGGGATTCAGGTGGGTGATCCGGTGAGTGACGAAAAAGGCTTAATTGGCCAGGTAACCACCGTACAGCCGGCCACAGCGGAGGTGGCGCTGATTAACAACCGCCAGTCGGTGATTCCGGCGATGGTGGCTGAAACCGGCGTACGCACACTGGTGTACGGGCGCGGTGAAACGCTGGATTTGCGTTATTTTCCAGTGTCGGCCGAATTGAAAGAGGGCGATTTGCTGGTTACTTCTGGTATTGACAGTATCTACCCAGCCGGCATTCCGATTGCCAAAGTGGCACATGCTGACCGCAATTCCGGTACGCCGTATTACCGTACTGTGCTGACGCCGTCAGCCAGTCTGAGCAGCAGCAGCTATGTGCTGGTGATTCCTCAGAAGCCGCAAGTGTCTGCAAGGCTACCTGAAGCCGCTTCCGAGCCGCTAACCGAACAAGATACGCAGGAATAA
- a CDS encoding rod shape-determining protein, protein MFRFLTRYFSNDLAIDLGTANTLIYIKGRGIVLDEPSVVALPNDMSNNKNATVAVGAEAKRMLGRTPGGIQAVRPMKDGVIADFNVTEKMLKHFIRKVNNSRFAAAPRIVICVPCGSTQVERKAIHDSAQQAGAASVNLIEEPMAAAIGAGLPIEEPTGSMVVDIGGGTTEVGIISLSGVVYSHSVRVAGDAFDEAIINYVRRNYGMLIGEATAEEIKKTIGTAFPGNAVREIEAKGRNLAEGIPRAFTISSNEVLEALAEPLNQIVQAVKNALEQTPPELGADIADRGLVLTGGGALLNGLDRLLAEETGLPVSIAEDPLTCVVRGSGKALDLIGKMNSVFVPNP, encoded by the coding sequence ATGTTCCGCTTTCTCACCCGATATTTCTCTAATGATCTGGCCATCGATTTAGGTACGGCCAACACTCTGATTTACATCAAAGGCCGCGGTATCGTTTTGGACGAACCTTCGGTGGTGGCTCTCCCCAACGACATGAGCAACAATAAGAATGCCACGGTGGCGGTGGGTGCGGAAGCCAAGCGTATGCTGGGGCGTACGCCAGGCGGCATTCAGGCGGTGCGCCCGATGAAGGATGGGGTGATTGCCGACTTTAATGTTACCGAGAAAATGCTCAAGCACTTTATCCGCAAGGTGAACAACAGTCGCTTTGCTGCCGCTCCGCGCATTGTGATTTGCGTGCCCTGCGGCTCAACCCAGGTGGAACGCAAGGCGATTCACGATTCGGCGCAACAGGCTGGTGCGGCCTCTGTGAATCTGATTGAAGAGCCAATGGCAGCAGCCATCGGTGCAGGCTTGCCGATTGAAGAACCGACTGGCTCCATGGTAGTGGACATCGGTGGTGGTACGACCGAAGTTGGCATCATCTCTTTGTCTGGTGTGGTGTATTCCCATTCTGTGCGTGTGGCAGGTGATGCGTTTGATGAAGCCATTATCAATTATGTACGCCGCAATTACGGCATGCTGATTGGTGAAGCCACCGCTGAAGAAATCAAAAAAACCATTGGCACGGCCTTCCCGGGCAATGCCGTGCGCGAAATCGAAGCCAAAGGACGCAATCTGGCCGAAGGTATCCCACGTGCTTTCACTATCAGTTCCAATGAGGTGCTGGAAGCCTTGGCTGAGCCGTTAAACCAAATCGTGCAGGCTGTGAAAAACGCATTGGAGCAGACTCCGCCGGAATTGGGCGCAGATATTGCTGACCGTGGCCTAGTGCTCACCGGTGGCGGTGCACTGCTCAACGGTTTGGATCGTTTGCTGGCTGAGGAAACTGGCCTGCCGGTGAGCATTGCCGAGGACCCGCTTACCTGCGTGGTGCGTGGCTCCGGCAAGGCGCTGGATTTAATCGGCAAGATGAACTCTGTGTTTGTGCCCAATCCTTGA
- the gatC gene encoding Asp-tRNA(Asn)/Glu-tRNA(Gln) amidotransferase subunit GatC, whose amino-acid sequence MSLTLSDVEKIARLSRLSLTEAEKTTTLDELNGIFAMVEQMQSVNTDGIEPMTHPHELALRLRADQITEADHTAEYQAVAPEVRNRLYIVPQVIEE is encoded by the coding sequence ATGTCGCTTACACTTTCCGACGTTGAAAAAATCGCCCGCCTCTCGCGTTTGAGCCTAACTGAAGCTGAGAAAACCACCACCCTCGACGAACTCAACGGCATTTTCGCCATGGTAGAGCAGATGCAGAGCGTGAACACCGACGGCATCGAACCGATGACCCACCCGCACGAACTCGCCCTGCGCCTGCGTGCCGACCAAATCACCGAAGCCGACCACACCGCCGAATACCAAGCCGTTGCCCCCGAAGTGCGCAACCGCCTGTATATCGTGCCGCAAGTAATTGAGGAATAA
- a CDS encoding DUF4303 domain-containing protein, translated as MPSEQQHLHAAAVSHIRQCFSRLKQQAEQAGKEIAAYYFYLVDDFFAAGNAAITHQDLAAFAAKYRKEYKNCTILQVIWDGRCTLYEGKTEIQNASDNWLENQSELYQVAYRSIENLDDDDIYQQKRTEYETALIAALQQCDQEGLFGNRAENGILLFAFYIDDYDENDEQSLLYRSATQLNQPDTYQKLIG; from the coding sequence ATGCCATCCGAGCAACAACACCTACACGCCGCCGCCGTTAGCCACATCCGCCAATGTTTCAGCCGCCTCAAGCAGCAGGCTGAGCAGGCAGGCAAAGAAATTGCCGCGTATTATTTCTATTTGGTGGACGACTTTTTTGCCGCTGGCAACGCCGCGATTACCCATCAGGATTTAGCTGCCTTTGCTGCCAAGTATAGGAAAGAGTACAAAAACTGCACCATCCTGCAGGTGATTTGGGATGGCAGATGCACACTTTATGAAGGCAAAACCGAAATCCAGAATGCTTCAGATAACTGGCTGGAAAACCAAAGCGAGCTCTACCAAGTTGCATACCGCAGCATAGAAAATCTAGATGATGACGACATCTATCAGCAAAAACGCACCGAATACGAAACAGCCCTGATAGCCGCACTGCAACAATGCGACCAAGAAGGCCTGTTCGGCAATCGTGCTGAAAACGGTATATTGCTGTTTGCGTTTTATATTGATGATTATGATGAAAATGACGAACAATCGCTGCTGTACCGTTCCGCCACGCAGCTCAACCAACCGGATACTTACCAAAAATTGATAGGTTGA
- the gatA gene encoding Asp-tRNA(Asn)/Glu-tRNA(Gln) amidotransferase subunit GatA, with product MTQYTLKQASQLLQSKQISAVELATEYLAAITAQNPAINGYITLDHDKTLAEARAADARIAEGNATALTGVPIAYKDIFCQTGWRSACSSKMLDNFVSPYTATVVQNLLDEGMVTLGRTNMDEFAMGSTNETSFYGATKNPWNPEHVPGGSSGGSAAVVAARLAPVALGSDTGGSIRQPASHCGITGIKPTYGTVSRFGMVAYASSFDQAGPMAQTAEDCAILLNAMASFDERDSTSLERNKEDYTRDLDKPLKGMKIGLPKEYFGEGADADVQAALQNVINLLKAQGAETIEVSLPQTALSIPAYYVLASAEASTNLSRYDGVRYGHRAAQFSDLEEMYSNTRAEGFGSEVKRRIMIGTYVLSHGYYDAYYLKAQKLRRLVANDFQTAFAQCDFILAPTAPTAAPKLGSDIHDPVQMYLSDIYTIAVNLAGLPALTLPAGFSSSGLPIGVQFIGNHFSEAKILGAAHQVQLASDWHTKAPA from the coding sequence ATGACCCAATACACCCTCAAACAAGCCAGCCAACTGCTGCAATCCAAACAAATCTCCGCCGTCGAACTGGCCACCGAATATCTTGCCGCTATTACCGCGCAGAACCCGGCAATCAACGGCTACATCACCCTCGACCATGACAAAACCCTCGCCGAAGCCCGTGCTGCCGATGCGCGTATCGCAGAAGGCAACGCCACCGCACTTACCGGCGTACCCATCGCCTACAAAGACATTTTCTGTCAAACAGGTTGGCGCAGTGCGTGCAGCTCCAAAATGCTGGACAACTTCGTCTCCCCCTACACTGCCACCGTCGTCCAAAATCTGCTCGACGAAGGCATGGTAACGCTCGGCCGTACCAACATGGACGAATTCGCTATGGGTTCGACCAATGAAACCTCGTTCTACGGCGCAACCAAAAATCCGTGGAATCCCGAACACGTCCCAGGCGGTTCGTCCGGCGGTTCCGCAGCCGTTGTTGCAGCACGTCTTGCTCCTGTCGCACTCGGTTCGGACACCGGCGGCTCTATCCGCCAGCCTGCCTCACACTGCGGCATCACCGGCATTAAACCTACCTACGGCACGGTTTCCCGCTTCGGCATGGTTGCCTACGCGTCCAGTTTCGACCAAGCCGGTCCGATGGCGCAAACTGCCGAAGACTGCGCGATTTTGCTCAATGCGATGGCGAGCTTCGACGAGCGCGATTCCACCAGCTTGGAACGCAACAAAGAAGACTATACCCGCGATTTGGACAAACCGCTCAAAGGCATGAAAATCGGCCTGCCTAAAGAATATTTCGGCGAAGGCGCGGATGCCGATGTGCAGGCTGCTTTGCAAAACGTCATCAACCTTTTAAAAGCGCAAGGCGCGGAAACCATTGAAGTTTCCCTGCCGCAAACCGCCCTGTCCATCCCCGCTTACTACGTCCTCGCTTCCGCTGAAGCCAGCACCAACCTTTCCCGCTACGACGGCGTGCGCTACGGGCACCGCGCCGCCCAATTCAGCGACCTAGAAGAAATGTACAGCAACACCCGCGCCGAAGGTTTCGGCAGCGAAGTCAAACGCCGCATCATGATTGGCACTTATGTGTTGTCGCACGGCTACTACGACGCCTATTACCTGAAAGCCCAAAAACTGCGCCGCCTCGTTGCCAACGATTTTCAGACGGCCTTCGCGCAATGTGACTTCATCCTCGCCCCGACTGCGCCCACCGCCGCCCCCAAACTCGGCAGCGACATCCACGACCCCGTGCAGATGTACCTTTCCGACATCTACACCATCGCTGTGAATTTAGCTGGCTTGCCCGCTCTAACCCTGCCCGCAGGTTTCAGCAGCAGCGGACTGCCCATCGGCGTACAATTTATCGGCAACCACTTCTCCGAAGCCAAAATCCTTGGCGCAGCGCATCAAGTACAGCTGGCGAGTGATTGGCATACGAAAGCGCCGGCGTGA
- a CDS encoding DEAD/DEAH box helicase translates to MFTHSFPCSLDTAQIDRIRYCLFPEIRIRIPQQQELFTADHADDKTEKQSTPQPADSVPQPIAVPDIIKIMDIQQEQLARSIGGGHRVIHGVAGSGKTLILLMRCQYLAEQSDKPVLVLCYNRVLADKLRTAVADKGLAEKVEVCSFHQWCGKLQKAYGLETPERYRHLPGYEHAPLTVLQAMHDGTLPGGRYGAVLIDEGHDFEADWLRLSVHMLDAENGHLLLLYDDAQAIYKKSGAGLGFTLSSVGIKAQGRTTILRLNYRNTKEIIGFAYLFAQNKMQPHESGEDGVPLVEPEAAGVNGISPYIKECSDWQGELDYLARCLDKWLKDRIPPQDIAVICYNKEQCNDVAKLLKQKGIRHSLHYGGSKKAYNPHDNAVAVFTMHSSKGLEFQRVMLMGICTLKHKDANQEADNTRLLYVAMTRAQSYLMITLSGSGLYQSRLLDSYRQFKQLNGNNAD, encoded by the coding sequence ATGTTTACCCATTCATTTCCCTGTTCGCTGGATACTGCACAAATAGACCGTATCCGTTATTGCCTATTCCCCGAAATCCGTATTCGCATTCCACAACAGCAAGAACTGTTTACGGCCGACCATGCCGACGACAAAACGGAAAAGCAGTCCACTCCCCAGCCTGCCGACTCTGTGCCGCAGCCCATCGCCGTGCCCGACATCATCAAAATCATGGATATTCAGCAGGAACAGCTTGCCCGCAGCATCGGCGGCGGCCACCGCGTCATCCACGGCGTGGCAGGCAGCGGCAAAACCCTGATTTTGCTGATGCGCTGCCAATACCTGGCCGAACAGTCCGACAAACCCGTTTTGGTGCTGTGCTACAACCGCGTATTAGCCGATAAATTACGTACCGCCGTGGCCGACAAAGGCTTGGCGGAAAAAGTGGAGGTGTGCAGCTTCCACCAATGGTGCGGCAAACTGCAAAAGGCATACGGGTTGGAGACGCCCGAGCGCTACCGCCATCTGCCCGGTTACGAACACGCCCCGCTGACCGTGCTGCAAGCCATGCACGACGGCACACTGCCCGGCGGCCGCTACGGCGCGGTGCTGATTGATGAAGGGCACGATTTCGAAGCCGACTGGCTGCGCCTGAGCGTGCATATGCTTGATGCCGAGAACGGCCATTTGCTGCTGCTCTACGACGATGCTCAGGCCATCTACAAAAAAAGTGGCGCAGGCTTGGGCTTTACCCTATCCAGCGTCGGCATCAAAGCCCAAGGCCGCACCACCATCCTGCGCCTGAACTACCGCAACACCAAAGAAATCATCGGCTTCGCCTACCTGTTTGCCCAAAACAAAATGCAGCCGCACGAAAGCGGCGAGGACGGCGTACCGCTGGTCGAGCCCGAAGCCGCAGGCGTAAACGGCATTTCGCCCTATATCAAAGAATGCTCCGACTGGCAGGGCGAGCTCGACTACCTTGCCCGCTGCCTCGACAAATGGCTCAAAGACCGCATTCCGCCGCAAGACATCGCCGTCATTTGCTACAACAAAGAACAATGCAACGACGTTGCCAAACTGTTGAAACAAAAAGGTATCCGCCACTCCCTGCATTACGGCGGTAGCAAAAAGGCCTACAATCCGCACGACAACGCTGTTGCCGTCTTTACTATGCACAGCAGCAAAGGCCTCGAATTCCAGCGCGTGATGCTTATGGGCATCTGTACCTTGAAGCATAAAGACGCAAACCAGGAAGCCGACAACACGCGCCTGCTCTACGTTGCCATGACCCGCGCCCAAAGCTACCTGATGATTACCCTTTCCGGCAGCGGCCTCTACCAAAGCCGCCTGCTCGACAGTTATCGGCAGTTCAAGCAGTTAAACGGCAACAATGCAGATTAA
- a CDS encoding trimeric intracellular cation channel family protein, with product MTTTDFIQIIGTAAFTVSGYLVGYSKRLDVLGVVITALLTAVGGGMMRDALVGHVPQVFRHTDALIVVFATLAIAWLLRVQRYRRTHLAAAFLIADAIGLAAFSITGAQIGIGLQLNLFGVIVLSFVTAVGGGIARDILVNDVPIVLRADLYGSVAIFIGGLMYFLARFGWINAFTLHLLFASGLFLRLAAYRFHWQLPGFQPRRK from the coding sequence ATGACCACCACCGACTTCATCCAAATCATCGGCACTGCCGCCTTCACCGTGTCCGGCTACCTCGTCGGCTACAGCAAGCGGCTTGATGTGCTCGGCGTGGTCATCACCGCCTTGCTCACCGCCGTGGGCGGCGGCATGATGCGCGATGCGCTGGTAGGACATGTGCCGCAGGTGTTCCGGCACACCGACGCGCTGATTGTGGTATTCGCCACCCTCGCTATCGCCTGGCTGCTGCGCGTGCAGCGCTACCGCCGCACCCATCTTGCCGCCGCCTTCCTGATTGCCGATGCCATCGGCCTGGCCGCCTTCAGCATCACCGGTGCGCAAATCGGCATCGGCCTGCAATTAAACCTGTTCGGCGTGATCGTGCTCTCCTTTGTAACCGCCGTGGGCGGCGGCATTGCCCGCGATATTTTGGTGAACGACGTGCCCATCGTATTGCGTGCTGACCTCTACGGCAGCGTTGCCATCTTCATCGGCGGGCTGATGTATTTCCTCGCGCGGTTCGGCTGGATAAACGCCTTTACCCTGCATCTGCTGTTTGCCTCCGGCCTGTTTCTGCGGTTGGCTGCCTACCGCTTCCACTGGCAGCTTCCCGGCTTCCAGCCGCGTAGAAAATAG
- the gatB gene encoding Asp-tRNA(Asn)/Glu-tRNA(Gln) amidotransferase subunit GatB, producing MTWETVIGLEIHVQLNTKSKIFSGASTAFGAEPNAHASVVECALPGVLPIMNREVVEKAIKLGLALDAKINQKNVFDRKNYFYPDLPKGYQISQLDLPIVEHGKLEIVVGDDVKTINVTRAHMEEDAGKSVHEGLNGATGIDLNRAGTPLLEVVSEPEMRSAAEAVAYAKALHSLVTWLDICDGNMAEGSFRVDANVSVRPKGQAEFGTRREIKNLNSFRFLEQAINYEVEAQIEILEDGGKVQQATMLFDPEKGETRVMRLKEDAHDYRYFPDPDLLPVIISDDQLQKAKEKMPELPKEMAARFVADYGVSDYDARLLTASRIQAAYFEEAAKESGQGKLTANWMNGELAATLNKEGMELADSPITAPRLAALVGKIADGTLSSKLAKKAFEAMWAEPEATIAEIIEKHGLQQMTDTGAIEAMVDEVLANNAKAVEQFKSGNEKALNAIVGQVMKASKGKANPAQVQELVRAKLA from the coding sequence ATGACCTGGGAAACCGTAATCGGACTGGAAATCCACGTCCAACTCAACACAAAATCCAAAATTTTCAGCGGCGCATCGACTGCGTTCGGTGCGGAACCCAATGCACACGCCAGCGTGGTGGAATGCGCGCTGCCGGGCGTACTGCCGATAATGAACCGGGAAGTCGTTGAAAAAGCCATCAAATTGGGCTTGGCTTTGGATGCAAAAATCAATCAGAAAAACGTGTTCGACCGTAAAAACTACTTCTATCCTGATTTGCCAAAAGGCTATCAAATCAGCCAGTTGGATTTGCCGATTGTCGAACACGGCAAATTGGAAATCGTAGTCGGCGACGATGTGAAAACCATCAACGTAACCCGCGCGCACATGGAAGAAGATGCGGGCAAATCCGTGCACGAGGGCTTGAACGGCGCGACCGGTATTGACTTGAACCGTGCTGGCACGCCGCTGTTGGAAGTCGTATCCGAACCCGAAATGCGTTCCGCCGCCGAAGCCGTTGCCTACGCCAAAGCCTTACACAGCTTGGTAACCTGGCTGGACATCTGCGACGGCAATATGGCGGAAGGCTCGTTCCGCGTCGATGCCAACGTATCCGTGCGTCCGAAAGGTCAAGCGGAATTCGGCACGCGCCGCGAGATTAAAAACCTCAATTCCTTCCGTTTCTTAGAGCAGGCGATTAATTACGAAGTGGAAGCGCAAATCGAGATTTTGGAAGACGGCGGCAAAGTACAGCAGGCAACCATGCTGTTCGATCCGGAAAAAGGCGAAACCCGCGTGATGCGTTTGAAAGAAGACGCACATGACTACCGCTACTTCCCCGACCCTGATTTGCTGCCCGTCATCATTTCAGACGACCAGTTGCAAAAAGCCAAAGAAAAAATGCCCGAACTGCCGAAAGAAATGGCGGCACGTTTCGTGGCTGATTACGGCGTGTCCGACTACGACGCGCGTCTGCTCACCGCCAGCCGCATACAGGCTGCCTATTTTGAAGAAGCCGCCAAAGAGAGCGGACAAGGCAAGCTAACTGCCAACTGGATGAACGGCGAACTCGCCGCCACGCTGAACAAAGAAGGCATGGAGCTTGCCGACAGCCCGATTACCGCCCCGCGCCTCGCCGCACTGGTGGGCAAAATCGCCGACGGCACTTTAAGCAGCAAGTTAGCGAAAAAAGCCTTTGAAGCCATGTGGGCCGAGCCCGAAGCCACCATCGCTGAAATCATTGAAAAACACGGCTTACAACAGATGACCGATACCGGCGCGATTGAAGCCATGGTGGACGAAGTGCTGGCAAACAATGCCAAAGCCGTAGAGCAATTCAAATCCGGCAACGAAAAAGCCTTGAATGCGATTGTGGGACAAGTGATGAAGGCCAGCAAAGGCAAAGCGAATCCCGCGCAGGTGCAGGAGTTGGTTAGAGCGAAGTTGGCGTAA
- the lptE gene encoding LPS assembly lipoprotein LptE — MKKYLMLPLLLLLAACGFRLAGSDPALNPPLPYQTWAVQGRELQQNIEIELLRRHAKLDSAFADAIVKVTDIQTNKNIQTLNLSGTVTEYQLELKVSAQAWRGEKALGEPMMITVYRTLDYSDSEILGKQEEEAQLWADMRVDAARQLVRRLGYLKAE, encoded by the coding sequence ATGAAAAAATATCTGATGCTGCCCCTTTTGCTGTTGCTGGCCGCCTGCGGCTTCCGCCTAGCCGGCAGTGACCCCGCACTCAACCCGCCCCTGCCCTACCAAACCTGGGCCGTACAAGGGCGCGAATTGCAGCAAAACATCGAAATCGAACTGCTGCGCCGCCATGCCAAGCTCGACAGCGCCTTTGCCGATGCCATCGTCAAAGTAACCGATATCCAAACCAATAAAAACATCCAAACCCTCAACCTCTCCGGCACAGTAACCGAATACCAGCTGGAGCTCAAAGTATCCGCCCAAGCTTGGCGCGGCGAAAAAGCCCTGGGCGAGCCGATGATGATTACCGTATACCGCACACTGGACTACAGCGACAGCGAAATCCTCGGTAAGCAAGAAGAAGAAGCCCAACTCTGGGCCGACATGCGCGTGGATGCTGCCCGCCAGCTCGTGCGCCGACTGGGCTACCTGAAAGCCGAATAA
- the holA gene encoding DNA polymerase III subunit delta, with protein MAAINTERLLPQLKQPLQALYVLHGEEALLRIEALDAIRAAAKKQGYLNRENHTPDTTADWQDLLASANSIGLFAELKLLEIHLPGGKPGKAGGEALEQLAANLPPDTVTVILLPKLERAQTQAKWFAALSRSGTVVEAKAVDAQALPGWIRSRLAQHHLSIGNEALALFAERVEGNLLAAKQEIDKLALLHPAGHELGIAETEAAVADVARFDVFQLAAAWMSGEPARVVRLLEGLEADGEEPVMLLWMLADDIRTLIRLTAALKQGQTVAQVRNSLRLWGSKQQLAPLAVRRIATPRLIAALQECARIDRIIKGAETGEAWPAIRQLLVGLAG; from the coding sequence ATGGCCGCCATCAACACCGAACGCCTGCTGCCGCAGCTCAAACAGCCCCTGCAAGCGCTGTATGTGCTGCACGGCGAAGAAGCCCTGCTGCGGATAGAAGCCTTAGATGCCATCCGCGCCGCCGCCAAAAAGCAGGGCTACCTGAACCGCGAAAACCACACCCCCGACACCACCGCCGACTGGCAAGACCTCCTCGCCTCCGCCAACAGCATCGGCCTGTTTGCCGAACTCAAACTGCTCGAAATCCACCTGCCCGGCGGCAAGCCCGGCAAAGCCGGCGGCGAAGCTCTCGAACAACTGGCCGCCAACCTCCCGCCTGACACCGTAACCGTTATCCTCCTGCCCAAGCTCGAGCGCGCCCAAACCCAAGCCAAATGGTTTGCCGCCCTCAGCCGCAGCGGCACCGTGGTCGAAGCCAAAGCCGTTGATGCCCAAGCCCTGCCCGGCTGGATACGCAGCCGCCTCGCGCAGCATCATTTATCCATCGGCAACGAAGCGCTGGCCCTGTTTGCCGAGCGCGTGGAAGGCAACCTCTTGGCCGCCAAGCAGGAAATCGACAAACTCGCCCTGCTCCACCCTGCCGGCCACGAATTGGGCATTGCCGAAACCGAAGCTGCAGTGGCCGACGTAGCGCGCTTCGACGTATTCCAGCTTGCCGCTGCCTGGATGAGTGGCGAGCCCGCCCGCGTGGTGCGCCTGCTCGAAGGCCTAGAAGCCGACGGCGAAGAACCCGTGATGCTGCTGTGGATGCTGGCCGACGACATCCGCACCCTCATCCGCCTCACCGCCGCCCTCAAACAAGGGCAAACCGTAGCCCAAGTGCGCAACAGCCTGCGCCTGTGGGGCAGCAAACAGCAACTTGCCCCCCTAGCTGTGCGCCGCATCGCCACTCCGCGCCTCATCGCCGCCCTGCAAGAATGTGCCCGCATCGACCGCATCATCAAAGGCGCAGAAACCGGCGAAGCCTGGCCCGCCATCCGGCAGCTGCTGGTGGGTTTGGCCGGATAA
- a CDS encoding DUF1737 domain-containing protein, whose amino-acid sequence MKVYRLLTGTDDSVFCRRVTEALQQGWELHGSPTLAHTDNGVRVGQAIVKEVAQYDPNKPLSEY is encoded by the coding sequence GTGAAAGTTTACCGCTTGCTTACCGGCACAGACGATTCCGTGTTCTGCCGCCGCGTAACCGAAGCCCTGCAACAAGGTTGGGAGCTGCACGGCAGCCCGACCTTGGCGCACACCGACAACGGCGTGCGCGTGGGGCAGGCGATTGTGAAAGAAGTGGCGCAATACGACCCGAATAAGCCGTTGAGCGAATATTGA